The Oceanicaulis alexandrii DSM 11625 DNA segment TGGCGGAGACCGCGCCGCCCTGCCGCGGGTCGAGATTCAGGACGGCAAGCTCAAGCTCAACCCGCTCTTTGACTGGTCACGCGATCAGATCAACGCGTATTTCGAAGCCCATGACCTGCCGCCTCACCCCATGGTGGCGGACGGCTATCCCTCAATCGGCTGCCTGCCCTGCACCACGCAAGTCTCAGACCCTGCGGAAGATCCACGCGCAGGACGCTGGGCGGGTCAGGACAAGACCGAATGCGGCATCCATATCAGCGAAGACGGTGTGATCACCCGCACCGGCGGCTAGGCGCGTCTAAGCGGAGAGGCGCTGTTCGAGCTTTCTCAGGAAGGCCATGCAGGCCTCAAGTTCGCTGATCGCGACGAATTCATCGGCCTGGTGGGCCTGCTCGATCGAGCCTGGCCCGCAAATCACGGTGGAGAAACCCGCTTCCTGAAACTGGCCGCCTTCAGTGCCGTAGGCGACGACACGCGGGCTGTTATCGCCTGTCAGGGCGCGAGCGAGGGTTTCCGCCTCTCCCATCTCTTCCGGCCGCAGAGGCGGCACGTCGGAGAGAATCTCGATGGTGATCTTCGCGTCCGGCGCGGTCTTGCGCATCTCCGCTTCCAGCGCGCGCGCCCGTTCCGCCAGACGCCGGCCCAGCCCCGGCCCGTCATCCCAGGGCGCCGGGCGCATCAGGGATTCAAACCAGGCGTGACGCGCCAGAATATTGATCGCCGTGCCGCCGCCCATCTGACCGATGGTCATCGTGCCATAGGGCGGGTTGAACGGGCTGTCCGCCGGGGCCTTGGCCTTGAGGGCATCGGCTTCCTCGACGATCCAGTTCATCAGGCGCACGGCGTTGGTCGCGGCGCAGGCGCCATCCTCCACAAGACTGGAATGCGCCTCCTTGCCGAATACCTCGACCCGCACCGAGAACAGGCCCTTATGGCCCGTCACCACCGCCATCTCGGTGGGCTCGCCCACGATCACGCAAGACGGTCGGGGCGTATGGCCCGCCATCTGGGCGATCATGTCCGGCGCCCCCAGGCATCCGACTTCTTCGTCATAGGAAAACGCGAAATGCACGGGCCGCTTGAGACCGGCCTTGGCGAAGCTCGGCGCCTGAGCCAGAGCGCAGGCGATAAACCCCTTCATGTCGCACGATCCGCGCGCATAGAGCTTGCCGTCGCGTTCGGTCAGCGTGAACGGATCAGAACTCCAGTCCTGACCATCCACCGGCACCACATCGGTATGGCCGGACAGCACGACGCCGCCATCCACATCCGGCCCCAGGACCGCATGCAGATTGGCTTTCTTGCCGTCCGGACTGGCGATGCGATGGCACACCGCGCCCAGACCGGCCAGATACGCTTCCACCCGGTCAATCAGAGCCAGGTTGGAATTGCGAGACGTGGTGTCAAAGGACACCAGCTCGGCCAGCCAGTCGGTCGCGGTGCGCATCGGCTTTACTGCTCGTCGATCGGACGGTTGGGCAGGCTGATCAGCTCCATGCGGAAGATCAGCGTGGCGTT contains these protein-coding regions:
- the argE gene encoding acetylornithine deacetylase, coding for MRTATDWLAELVSFDTTSRNSNLALIDRVEAYLAGLGAVCHRIASPDGKKANLHAVLGPDVDGGVVLSGHTDVVPVDGQDWSSDPFTLTERDGKLYARGSCDMKGFIACALAQAPSFAKAGLKRPVHFAFSYDEEVGCLGAPDMIAQMAGHTPRPSCVIVGEPTEMAVVTGHKGLFSVRVEVFGKEAHSSLVEDGACAATNAVRLMNWIVEEADALKAKAPADSPFNPPYGTMTIGQMGGGTAINILARHAWFESLMRPAPWDDGPGLGRRLAERARALEAEMRKTAPDAKITIEILSDVPPLRPEEMGEAETLARALTGDNSPRVVAYGTEGGQFQEAGFSTVICGPGSIEQAHQADEFVAISELEACMAFLRKLEQRLSA